A single region of the Coregonus clupeaformis isolate EN_2021a chromosome 40, ASM2061545v1, whole genome shotgun sequence genome encodes:
- the si:ch211-67e16.4 gene encoding uncharacterized protein si:ch211-67e16.4, translated as MDISLSVSLMQGQMGTVIERAVSAAVETVLGEMLKVVGIKFDELKREVAAKEKETERFRQMLEISRCQIKTMRKYMNALGARQQTNQRTAFGHSDPHRAHGSSAAASEAAQSSGLPQPQRRTVTNNTQMSITNGNVLPRNEITVTLPSDNLARSSQPSENMIRATSSFDSHDDLTAMVSQVLEDPSLITTVSAMNSSSEHLEPLKEPEVSDESQRREEEEECEAEWTISTQPPETSTDPGDQLVLSPLRTDGADCFATTAAGSAQSPSQFLSQPQLQVKEEEAEVEIICIKQEPEEVESLLFNLASEVLNSQGNLLDRHTQGNLLDCHRTVPSLGQRDRTVPSQGQRDRTASRPSQSQMTLAEHTAFTSASPCTYGLSQPVKSMSGGVAPRPMVRPWPKDLSLYEEFKMRRTEQRRRSQNRRREMEKNLPQPLLADLVKERREKTRLRVARWRAKRKLQACLLTQMTQTQHRQASQGLGQGNSGLGNHSQISHHTQHETTGPAQTQQRNSAAVSQSQYNNSFLYNRTHCETGAGNIDCTPFQFNSSSLMLGQHGGHSMVEHVMQPATTSSSQQGLSLTDSELYQ; from the exons ATGGATATCAGTCTATCAGTTTCCCTTATGCAGGGCCAGATGGGTACCGTGATAGAGAGAGCCGTGAGTGCCGCTGTTGAGACGGTGTTGGGGGAGATGCTGAAGGTGGTCGGTATTAAATTCGACGAGCTGAAGAGGGAGGTCGCAGCAAAAGAAAAAGAGACTGAGCGCTTCAGACAGATGCTGGAGATTTCCCGATGTCAGATAAAGACAATGCGGAAGTACATGAACGCTCTGGGTGCCAGGCAGCAGACCAACCAGAGGACAGCATTCGGCCATTCGGATCCGCACAGAGCTCACGGTTCCTCAGCGGCTGCATCCGAGGCAGCACAGTCCTCGGGTTTACCACAACCACAGAGAAGGACAGTTACAAACAACACCCAAATGTCCATTACAAATGGAAACGTACTGCCAAGGAATGAAATCACTGTCACCCTACCCTCTGATAACTTGGCCAGATCCTCCCAACCTTCTGAGAATATGATCAGGGCCACATCGTCGTTTGACAGCCATGATGACCTGACTGCCATGGTCTCACAAGTTCTGGAGGACCCATCATTGATCACCACTGTCTCTGCAATGAATAGTTCATCAGAGCACCTGGAACCTTTGAAAG AACCAGAGGTGTCTGATGAGagccagaggagggaggaggaagaagagtgtGAGGCTGAGTGGACCATCAGCACACAGCCACCAGAGACCAGCACAGACCCTGGGGACCAGCTGGTCCTCTCCCCGCTCAGGACTGACGGAGCAGATTGCTTTGCCACCACGGCTGCCGGGAGTGCCCAGTCACCCTCCCAGTTCCTGTCCCAGCCTCAGCTCcaggtgaaagaggaggaggcggaggtgGAGATCATCTGTATCAAGCAGGAACCTGAGGAGGTTGAGAGTCTGCTGTTCAACCTAGCTTCTGAGGTCCTCAACTCCCAGGGCAACCTTTTAGACAGGCACACTCAGGGGAACCTCCTGGACTGTCACAGGACAGTACCCTCACTGGGCCAGAGAGACAGGACAGTACCCTCACAGGGCCAGAGAGACAGGACAGCTTCCCGTCCCTCACAGAGCCAGATGACCTTAGCAGAGCACACAGCGTTCACCTCAGCCAGCCCTTGTACAT ATGGGCTGTCCCAGCCAGTGAAGTCCATGTCAGGAGGAGTTGCTCCCAGGCCGATGGTGCGTCCGTGGCCCAAGGACCTGAGTCTGTACGAGGAGTTTAAAATGAGACGAACTGAGCAGAGGCGGAGGAGCCAGAACCGtcggagggagatggagaagaaTCTTCCCCAGCCTCTATTAGCTGACCTGGTGAAGGAGAGACGAGAGAAGACCCGGCTCAGAGTGGCCCGCTGGAGAGCCAAGAGGAAGCTGCAGGCCTGCCTACTGACCCAGATGACCCAGACACAACACCGTCAGGCTAGCCAGGGTCTGggccaggggaacagtgggctgGGGAATCATAGCCAGATTAGCCACCACACACAGCACGAAACCACAGGCCCCGCTCAGACTCAGCAGAGGAACAGTGCTGCCGTCTCTCAATCTCAGTACAATAACAGTTTTCTGTACAACCGAACTCACTGTGAGACTGGGGCTGGTAACATTGACTGCACTCCATTCCAGTTcaactcctcctctctgatgcTGGGTCAACATGGAGGACACAGTATGGTGGAGCATGTCATGCAGCCTGCGACGACGTCATCCTCACAGCAGGGCCTCTCCCTGACTGACTCAGAGCTCTACCAGTAA